A single Triticum dicoccoides isolate Atlit2015 ecotype Zavitan chromosome 2A, WEW_v2.0, whole genome shotgun sequence DNA region contains:
- the LOC119352508 gene encoding uncharacterized protein LOC119352508 — MAATYALVIGDEEEEGGAHALEEPDGKSPPSQATLIIKFSPSWVLLVASVLVLLVMPMVGELLLMVGILMVVPVVLLTMAELLLMVGTPPPCEDADGFDDVHTVFLQGHHRLRVE; from the exons ATGGCTGCGACCTATGCGCTGGTGATTGGTgacgaggaagaagagggtggAGCGCATGCCCTCGAAGAACCTGATGGCAAATCACCGCCGTCGCAAGCTACCTTGATCATCAAG TTCTCGCCGTCTTGGGTCCTCCTTGTGGCATCCGTGTTGGTGTTGTTGGTCATGCCCATGGTTGGCGAGCTGCTGCTGATGGTTGGAATCCTGATGGTCGTGCCCGTAGTTCTTCTAACCATGGCTGAGTTGCTGCTGATGGTTGGAACACCGCCGCCTTGTGAGGATGCGGACGGCTTTGACGACGTCCACACCGTGTTCTTGCAGGGGCATCACCGCCTCCGTGTGGAGTGA